AGCATGTGACACTATATTGCGGTCTCTTCATTCTCCCAAGTCCCCGCTTATTTACACACTCAGgaaagagcagaggagagacTACCTTTCAAGTTGGGGTCTGGTTTTTTGACAGCAGTCATGGGCGAAACGCTGGCGACATTGGAAGGTCGAGGAGATCCAGATGTGGTTCGGGCAGGAGACTCCTAGAATGCAAACAGAAAGCGCTTTACCACACAGTACACCTTTCACCTTTCAAAAAGATAACGCGGCCATGATGCCATCATCAGTTCTACTGCTTTCAACGCTGACATCACTGGAATTAATCACTGCATGTTTTCAGAGAGGCATACACcagtaaaataattacagcaCAATAATCACAGTAAAATTCACTGAGGCCCAAAAGCACATGTATGTATTAATGACATTAAGGAGAGCGTAGTGACATAAGCTGTTTAGTGGTCCAACTGCGCAGTCGCTGAAACAATTATTGAAACAGTTGATGTAAACTTTGAGCTGATGTCACACATTCTCTTTTAAGGTATTGAAGGGTTAACAGGAGTTgcataattattacattttattatacagGTTATACAAAATGATATGTTGTTCCATTCAACATTCCTTGATACACTCTATACAATAAGGGAGTGAAACAGTAATACAAATCTTCCAGCTCCTACAGGCCTTGAGCAAAAGGCATAAAAAGAGTGTGCAGCTCGAcggtgggaaatgtagttttacttttttagtAATGCAGGGGTCTGCTCAGTCTCTCTGGAGGGGGTATAAAGGATAGCTGTGAATAATGCTTTTACATTATCAGCAAGCATGATCTTTATGCAGAAAAAAGACTCATAATTAGATCTAGTGTGAAGTGTTATCCTGACTGGATTTCCTCCATATTACAATCAAGGGTGGAATTTCCTTTTCAACCCAACAATATGAAGGTGTATTCGGTTATACTTACTGTGGCTCTAGTGGGCGTGGCCGGCTGCTTGGATAACAACGACTACGAGAGAATGTGTTAAAAGGAAACATTAGGACCCAGTAGCACATAATTATCATGACCAATGTGATCAAAACATTGCCTTCTAAGGCAAAGCACTCATAACCTCATTTTTTGTGAGAAATGTATATGCTCACAGCTGGGCTAACCACGCCTACAGTTCACAAAAGACTACACAGGAAGCGAGAGAAAGGacttcctaaaaaaaataactgaaagcaTAAAACCAGATGTTGTGCTTACAGTGATAATTCCATGTCATCATTAATTCTGATTGCCATACCCATCTAAAACTCAAATGTTCACAGTGAATTCTTACTGAAACCAAGCAAGCGTTTCAGCAGCATCATCTCAGACCTCTAATTGGCTAGCTCTAATAGTAAAGGTCAGAAACATAAGAGATTACAAACCACACATGCTAAAAAGGCCCAAGGCCAGAAAGCCCATGTGGCCTGATAAAAGGGTTTTTCCCAGAATAAGAACTCCAGCGGGACCTGTCTTCTCACCTGGCAGCTTTATGTAAACAGGCTAGAAATCCTGACAGAATAAAACTAATAAGGGTGCAAACGGCTCCACTTTATCCCATCCAATCTTCACAGGATGAGAACGAGAACTCCCCATTGTTCTTGGATTCATTTATAATGCTACAAAAACACTGTTGTTTGTTTGATGGGAATTTTATTAGGTTGTTGTGAATGGCTTCTACTTTAAATCAGTCTGCCCGTGTCCAAAAATACAGAGATTTTATAAGACTCTTCTCTTACCTGTTGCTTCATGAGGAAAACCTGCTCATCCTCCGCACTCACTTCCTTATCATGAACCAGCTGTGTTtacagagaaagggacagagagagaaaagatcTTGTTAGAATCTACATGTAGCAATGTAGCAATGTAAAAAATCATCCTTTACATACCAACAACACCCCTTACCTTTCGTACAGGAGGCTTCAAGATAAAGTCTTCAAAAGGATCCTCTGCTTTAACCGATAGGAAATTTTCGTGCAAGATTGCTATTTTCTTCTCGTTGTCCCAACCAGACGGGCTATAGGAGAATGGAGTATAAATGTACAATATGCAATCAGCACATAAATTTTAATAtctgcagagcacacacagaaaactacAGCAGGGAGGTTTATCATCTCACAAGCTTGAAATTGGTTACGTTCGGAGCTAAAAGACAAAGCCCCCATGCCTGCATTGGCACAATTTGttaacactgacttaaaaagAAACGTGCAAAGCGTGTCTGTCTTGCCAAACTGTTTGCAAAGGAATAAACTAGAACTTGCATTTCATTGTGCCAGTCCAGTTCATATCCAATGTAGAATTCACAGCCTGACTAtggtctggattcagtcaatATTTGTCCTCAACAAATACAGATTTCCAAGAATGGATGTCCAGGCGACTACTTACATGAAAACAGCATCTTTCTCCACCACTAAGGCAGGTGAGGTGAGCTGGAAGCCGTACATTTTGTGCAGGATGTATTTATACATGAGGTCCAGGTTTTTCTCCTCTTTAACAGAGGTGTAAATCAAGGCAGCTCCATCTGTAGGGTGGGATTAAGGGAAATGAAGGCACAGGGGTCCATGTGCGCCTACGCAACTCACCGTGGCTGCCAATGAGGAGGATGCAGGTGCAGATGTGGTAGGGCTATAATGCGTCttattttttacccattacAGCCCTACCATGGCTGCCTCTACATCTCCCTCTGAGCCTCTGGCACGCAGGGAGCAGAAGGATACACTGTAAGCCAAAGCGTCGGATGTGGTATTGGATGAAGTCAAAGTGTTCCTCTTTGTAGTCCTGCTCCTTCTCCAAAGTACTGACCGCGTCACACTGGCAAAAGAGGAACAAGAAAGAAGAGCCTCTATAACAGAGACCAACTCAAACTCATAGTCAACATCCATTTTCTCTGTTGGGTTTACAAATGCCAGGTTTTAATTGCCAAAGCATATACACATAGCCATGCACAAATCAATGCCTTGCAATAGCATAATACATGGAGAACAGCACATAGATTATACCTCATAATCAACAGTGGTAAACTAATAAACTACAACATTAGTGACATAACTTAACTTGAtagaaatctgaaaaaagatGATACAAATAAGACAAACTGATCTTAGTGAGGTCACTCCTACCAGGAAGAAGCAGTGAAACCTTAACAGCACCACCCCgtcacacagaagcacactTCCACACAATCACCACAAGGTGGGACCCTTGACAATACAGGGCATGCACCTGAGCAGGCCCTGCATGAATCAGGGAAGGCCAGACCCTTCCGTTAAGGGACAAAACCACAATAGCACGACACCATAATAATCGCAATCATCAAATACTGTAAAGGCCTTTATGATCACAAAACGCATGAAAGAGAAATGCAACCTATTAATAATCTATTATTTCAGATATAAGTATCACAGTACAGTGTTCCGTTGGGTCAgatgtagttttttatttatttattttttaattgctgtCCATCTGTATCtgaactatttttttctaatttgggtTTGTCCGTAAGTTAAAGGATGTGATGATGGGCATGCTCTTTGCAGTCAGCATACAGACATCCATTTGCTAATTTAAATCCCATTTACTTAAAGGTATCCTCCCGAATAATACAACCACTATACAATCTGCACATGTCTGAGGCATTATTCTGCTAATGTGTAAGTGGCCCCTCTCATCCAGTCCATCAATGTGCAACTCAGAGAAAGCAAACTCAATTAAAATACAAGCATGATGCGAGAGCCATTTCTGCCCAATCATATGTAAGGATCACATACGCTAACAATAACAGTTTACAGGGAAAATGCACTTCAAAACTACCAAAGCCCACAGAGCctgaacagaacacatttttcgCTTGCATTACGTTCACATTTTTAGGCATTTTgcaaatgctcttatctagagtgactAACAGAGCTTATATTCTGtagatccatttatacagagaGAAAATTTTGTTCTCCAGATTCAATATTTTTAACCAATTATATTACAATTTAAGTTCTCAACTTTCAAGGTTCTAGGTTCTGTGGATTACAAACTCCAGTTTCAGTGACAAGCAATCTTTGTAGGCACAGCAACCATAAATAAGTTGTATGAACTCATATAGCGCTGTTCAGCTAACAATATAAATCTGTGGTTTTGTGAACAAAAAAGTTGGGAGAACTATCCTGCTAGTAGAGCGTACAACTGCAGTGCAGCGTCCACCTGAGAATCAGTGCTACATCCTGAGGGGCAAACCCAGGTCACTAAGCATTACTCTATGGTGTCGCCCTTTGAGATGTACCACTCGCACACAGACTGATGCAGGTAAAGGATTTCACTCAGACAAAGCAGGGAGTGGGAAGCATAACTGGCTGTGCAGCAGGAGAATGCGCTGGACCCCGGTCACATACAGCATGTGAGGTGCTGATGCTGTTTTCTGTGACTGCGCTGTGGCCGTGTGAAGAAGGGCTCAGGACCGCGCGATAATGAGCGGCATTCATGGCTTCTGAGCGCTGCCTCGCGGGCACAGCACAAGGCCAGGCATGATCAGGCAGCGAGCGTGAACAGGCTCACTGTGTCCACCCTGACCTTAGGCACGCCTCCTGCCATCACAAGACCCAGCGCTGAAAGGCAGGCAAGaggtctgtgtgcctgtgtcccAGAGTACAAAATTACCGCGATCTGCGCCAACCACAAGGACAGCGCCGTGGAAAagcatttgcccccttcctgatttcctctattactgcatatgtCACAATGGTTTCAGACCTTTCAGGTGATATGGGTGCTGGATaacctttttcattaaacaactgaaataatcatttttttaaatatgctttgtGTGTACTCAGTttccttttgtctaatattcCATCTtgtttaaagatctgaaactattcagGGTGACATATGCAGTAACAGAGGAAATGAGGAACGGGGCTAACCTTTTTTCACAGTCTGACACTGTTAGAGAAGAGCAGGCTGAGGAGGCAGGAGGCTCTGCTCACCTTGGTGCACACTATTAGCACGGGGATGCCCAGGTTGTGTGTGAGCACGTTTTCCCCCAGTGGCAGCAGCACGCCCTCGTCCTCTGCCCCGCCGGCGGGTGCCCGTCTCTGCGGAGAGGCTGGGGTCGCCTCCTCCGGCTCGGTGTACTCCTGGAAGCTCGTCACCACtggggagcggggagggagaACCATTAATATTACACAGCCAGGTGTTCAATGTTAGTCTTCTATTTGCCCCAGGTAAATAGAACACCGTTTCCCTAGGATGTgctgtcaaataaatataaccacGTTTTAAGGAGATTACACAGACAATTTGCatcaaaaaatgtcaaaaagccAATGTACAGCActggtaaaaatatatatgaatatataaataaatactatcTTATTGTAAAGCCCTGACAGATAAACAGTGCTATAGTTCTTATGGCAGCACTGAGACAAGCATGCAAATGATTACAGCCCTAAATTCAATGGTGGAAGCTGCAAAGCAATAATGGTAAATGATTAATGGctcaaatttacaaaaaagtgATTTTGACATTAATATGTATAGGTTATGTAACACCAAGCAGGCGGCACATTTTTAGACATTCCTGACGAACGCCAGCGCTTTGTGGATCAAGATCAAAGAATGTCCAAGCTGGCCTGTGAACAAAAATGTCTGCAGATAATTAAGTTAAACTGATCCTCTTACAGCACCTGCATAGTTGTATACTCACTTTTCCagatttcagacaaaaaaaaaaagaggccagGTGCTTTTGTGAGACGTGCAATGTAATGGGATCTGAGAGCTCAAAACTGACAGCCTGGCTTACTTAAATCATTATGCtctttgaaaacatgtttgtcaAAACCAGAGGGCCTTTCTAAATCAGACCAAAGGGAgaagtgaaaatgtaaacatgccTTTCCAGCTAGTGTAGTCTCAGACGGTCATGAATTTGGCTTCAGTTACTTACTTTGCACAGCAAGCCAATTACAAGAAAGTACATGTGATTAATTTACCGATTATACAgatttatttgaagaaaaatttattaaaaaataaaaaggcagtcGTGTGCAAGTGCACAGGCAAACTCTGTGCCAAACAAGGTCAGGCCCAAAGGAGGCTGGAGGTGAGGGCAGTGGACCAGGCAGCCCTCCTGGCTCATTGTTTCAGCATAAACGGACCCTTCAATAGAGCAAGACATCAGTTCCATGCAGCTGGTACAGTCAAACCATCTATCTAGTGCAAACACAACACATCCCAAATGGCCCAAAGCCCGGTGGGGAATTTTGTCTAGCAGTTACTGGATAAGAAGAAAGGACATAAATACAGTGGTAGAGAGGTTCCACATGGCACAGTCATAGTTCCCACAGCAATTTAGAATGCTGAACTTCCTCAGAAATCTGAAGAATGTCAAATCTATGGGGAGGAAGAGGGCTGCTCCAGCCTTTTGTCTGCGGGATCCCTGTGTATTGTACACTGTGTGAGCATGTACAGGGAGAGGAAAAGGTGTGCTGCATTAATCTGCACTGACTGAAGCCACATGGGGTGGCCAATCCCTGACTTTGAATGTACAAttgaataaaaactaaaaagagACAAATATCAAAGTAGGCCAAGGAGGAAATAAATCATGTGAACTGGTTTCATTTTgagtctgaaaaacaaaatagacCTGTTCGTAATTCACCAATTTAATATGATTTCTTAAGATCCAAACATTCTGTTAACAAGTTTGATGCCGTAAAACTAGCATTAGCTGATTCTGGGGCATTATGACCTCGACTGGGGACATAGAAAACGATGAATCCTTTATGCCGTGCTGCAGTAAATGCTTTGCCATGTTCAACATACTACCTTGCATGGAATTGCTTTTGTGCAGTGGTTACATTTTGCTGTACTTACTGGTACTTTTTATGAAACCTGGCCACACTTTTGAGAATTTTCTCCAGTCCGCCGTACTAAAATACTCTCTAGACTCGCTGTACTACTCCAGCTGCCCTAGTACTATATACTAGGCTGGACAGGCGTGTTGATGTATAGCATATTACATAACCAGCGACGCAGATGTAAGCGCAGCAGGTCCTGGCAGTTGATTCAAATTCTTTGCATTTCACTCATCGTGAATGccactgaaaatacattttcaggattCGATAAGCAGAACTGaaacgcacagcacacacagaggaaaaccCAGCATTTCTATAGATAAAAGTAAGGCATTTACAAGCAAATCAACCCATATTACTCAATTTTCCTAATCAGGTCCAGCTAGCTTTTGCTACTCAGTTCTGTGATGTGAAACTGAAAGAATAGAAGTAACAATGCGTCCAACTAACAGAACTGCAACAACAGTCATCACACTGTATCATAGGCGAGGTTGGGGCACCACAGTTGCATTCCTTGAGCAAATCACTTAACCTGAATAGCTTACACATGCAGTTACACAACTTGTATTCTTTCAAAGTCAATTTAGgcaaatcactctggataagaccatctGCTAAAAGCTTAACAGGAAAGTTAAAGGAAAACATTCTCCTCCCACGTTTGTCCAGTAAGAGCGAGGCCTGCCTCGCTGTAGACCTGTCTCAGTAGGCATTTCAGCAGCATGAGAAAGTTCTGCCCACTGTGCAACTCCTCCTCCCTGCAATTCCTCAGGAATACCATGATGCAATGGCCTGCAAGACTGACTGGGTACTGTCTCATCGCTCCTGCATGCAGTGACGTCACCTCTGgacccctgccccaccccgccTTCTTCCCAGCCAGATGAGAACTGTGAGCCACTGTTTGGAGCCTCTCAATAACGAAGATTAGCAGCATTGCTCATCATCAAATTTGGCCACTGTGTTTGAATGTCTATGTTTTCAACAGCATGAGCCAACATTAGCCAGCAAGAGCAGTTTCATTAAACACTAGGACTGGGTATTGCCTGATGCCGCACGATACAATTCTCAGAAGTGATAGGAATATCCATCAGCAGCAGTTACACTTTCCTGAAGATTTTCATAGAGCAGTTACAATGCGTTCTGATGGAGAGATGGATTACATTAATTACCCATTCCGGTGTTTCAAACAGGATTCCAAATGTCATTAAAAGCCAAAGCACTACATGATGCGCCTCTTTGCAGTACCATAGCAATTTTTTTGCTCTTAGCCTCTGGTTAGCCACCCCTGCTCATCATCTGACCTACCCTTCCCTGCCCTAACTGCTTTCCCACATAACAGTCACGCGTCACTACTTCTGCAAATGTACCACTCCATGGCTCCCTGCAACTGATTCAGCTTAAGAACAATAATGCCCAAGTACATCAAGCCAACTCATACATGGAGTGAAATAACTAGTTACTTACAATATAGGCCTACTCAAAAACAGCGTCAGAGCTTTGACTCTTCAgtgtttaaataaaagcatctgTTGTGATTTGGTAGGCTGTCTTCAACCGTTTGAACACATAGGCTACTTCTCTGGAGGAACAAATTCAGAGCTTCTGTAAGCAGTACAGTCAGACTCCCTTTTATATAGGCTAAAGCATTGCAGGCTTATATTTTGTAAGCATTCAAATTCAGAGCACAAAAGCCAGATTCACAA
Above is a genomic segment from Anguilla rostrata isolate EN2019 chromosome 16, ASM1855537v3, whole genome shotgun sequence containing:
- the LOC135241861 gene encoding cytoplasmic dynein 1 light intermediate chain 2-like isoform X2, producing the protein MAPVLEKKLLGAAGAGDTLENCNADEEGQNLWSSILSEVSTRSSSKLPSGKNILVLGEDGSGKTTIMAKLQGAEHNKKGRGLEYLYLSVHDEDRDDLTRCNVWILDGDLYHKGLLKFAVTAEMLRDTLAVFVVDMSRPWSIMETLQKWASVLRDHIDKLKIPPEEMKEMEQTMVTSFQEYTEPEEATPASPQRRAPAGGAEDEGVLLPLGENVLTHNLGIPVLIVCTKCDAVSTLEKEQDYKEEHFDFIQYHIRRFGLQYGAALIYTSVKEEKNLDLMYKYILHKMYGFQLTSPALVVEKDAVFIPSGWDNEKKIAILHENFLSVKAEDPFEDFILKPPVRKLVHDKEVSAEDEQVFLMKQQSLLSKQPATPTRATESPARTTSGSPRPSNVASVSPMTAVKKPDPNLKGAAANEGVLANFFNSLLSKKTGSPGSPNSGGAGVQGSSKKAEAGFD